The Enterobacter huaxiensis sequence ATAGTTATTCACGGTACGCACAGTGCGTCCCTGTTTGTTGCATCTGGGATTTGCCAGGTAAAGAGTCTCACCGTTCAACAGTTCCTTCCTGTATTTCAGAATGTCGCTGTGGCGTATAGTTGAAACAGGCGTGTCTTCGTTAATGATGTGCATTAACGTACCGAGTTGTGAGCGCGTCTTACGCATCGTATTCGCGCTAATTTCTGTTTCTTTAATGTTCGTCCACAGTTCACACAGCTCTGAAAAGGTTTGAACTGAAACAGTGGTTACGGTTTTTTTTGCTCTGGAAGATGAAGGAAAGCGCTGATGGTAATCAAACTCTCCAAGGTTGATCTCGCTAACGATCACAGCCCGAAGATTCCCGGCTTTTTTGATGTTCGCCGGGGTGTTAATCCAACCTTTTAGAATTTCGCGGCAACGCTTTCCCCGGTACATAAACCAGATACAAATCTTATTGTTTCTGATTTCGACACCGGTAGGCAAAGCTGTCATCTTACGCATCCCTTATTAACTGATTAATTCTCGGATAGTTATACCAGGTTGTGCCACGCAAGGTTTTTTCTCCAGAAGGAGATACACGTTTAAAATGGACACCTTCCACCCAACAGCCCTGGCGATACTTCTCAATCTGTCGTTCGGTCAGGCCTGTTTTTTCTGTGAGCCTGGCGCCAACAACCCATTCTTCGTTAAAAATTACCTGCGACATGGTTCACCTCAGGTAACCGGCATGAGTATAAATATGCCGGTCTTTAGTCGTTGATATTTCAGTTTCAGTTTGCCTGGCCGGGCAGGGAACGCAGTCGGCGCATGCCGGTCATTGCTGTGGCCACGTAGCTTGCCTTGCAGTTGACCACTTCAACCCAGACCTTCACGCCTTCCACTCTTACCGTATAGGTCTCTTTCATCTTGCTGCGCCCATAATCACCGTATCTTTGCTGGTGGGCTGCGAGTGCGATTTCACATGCCTGGCGAGCCAAAGGGGATTGCTTACTTCCTCGATTAATCAGTTTCATACTGCACGCTCCGCTTGTTGCGCCTGTGGATTAATCCATAAGCATTCAGTACGAACTTTTGTGCCACGCCTTGCGCTGATGAGTGCTCCTTTTGTAAGCTTTGCCCACCCGTTTAACATGTCGTTATACAGATCAGTGTCGTAGCCACTGATCATCACCATTCCGAGCATCGCTCTTGTCGCTGAGAGCAAATGCACGTGCTCCTCTATAGTCATTTCATGTCTGTAATAACGGTTACCCTGTACACGGGTTTCAAGTACATAAGGTGGATCGATGT is a genomic window containing:
- the xisR gene encoding excisionase family protein gives rise to the protein MSQVIFNEEWVVGARLTEKTGLTERQIEKYRQGCWVEGVHFKRVSPSGEKTLRGTTWYNYPRINQLIRDA
- a CDS encoding DUF4060 family protein, with amino-acid sequence MKLINRGSKQSPLARQACEIALAAHQQRYGDYGRSKMKETYTVRVEGVKVWVEVVNCKASYVATAMTGMRRLRSLPGQAN